The genomic interval GCGTTCCGAAACCGGATGACAAGCGGGCAGCGGACGGCGGGAGAAAGACTATGTGCGATTATCGGAACACCAGAGGTATGGACAGACGATTACGACACGTCCGACTGGACGATACACCGTTCGAAGCGAACGCTCGACCGATATCGAACGTCGTCGAGGTGCGTCTCTGCTATGTCTGAGACGCTTCGCGTCGCGTCGTACAACGTTCGGGTCGCGTTTGGCGACGACGGGCCGGACGTGTGGCCGAATCGCGTCGACGCCGTCGCAGGGGCGCTCCGACTGCACGCTCCGGAACTGGTCGGCCTGCAGGAACCGACGGCCGAGCAGCTCGCCGATCTCAGCGAGCGACTTCCCGAGTACGAGTGGGTCGGTGTCGGCAGGAACGACGGCGAGGACGACGGCGAGTTCTCGCCGATCGGCTATCGGCCCGACCGACTCGAACTGCTGGCATCGGATACGTTCTGGCTCTCCGAATCGCCCGACGATGTCGGCAGCGTCGGCTGGGACGCCGCGCTCCCCCGGATCGCTACGTGGGGCCAGTTCCGTGATCGAGCGACCGGCCGGCAGTTCGTCCACGCGAACACGCACTTCGACCACGAAGGCGAGCGCGCACGCATCGAGAGCGCATCGCTGCTGGCCGAGCGACTGCCGACGCTGGGCGCTGCAGACGATCCAATTGCCCTCACCGGCGACTTCAACAGCGAGCCGGATTCGACGCCCTACGAGACACTGGTTTCGGACGGCGGCGCCGAACTGGTCGACGCCAAGAGGCGGTCGGAGCACGGTCACCACGGCCCCGACCACACGTTCACCGGGTTCGAGGATCCAACCGCCGGTCGGCGCATCGACTACGTCTTCGTGACGCCTGACATCGGCGTCGTGCAACACGCTTCGTGTGTTGATCTCCGCGCTGACGGTCGTGTTCCGTCGGACCATCTGCCAGTCGTGGCAGATCTTCATTTCGAGTAGCCCCTCTGGCCGTCGCACCGTTCGATAACAGCCGTTACACGACGCAGAATCGAAATAAAGTGGAAACAATGAAAAAGAATATATGCGATGGGATGAATGGCTAGTTCACGGTGGTTGGAGTGTCCACCGTGCGTCTATCCGACGATACGCGTGAGTGTAATACGCAGATGTACGCTGCGGGCGGATAGCGATCCGCCACTCTTTTCGAAGATATTACGAAACGAGTGTTCACGAATCACGGAAGCTAGTAGTACTGTTCGACAGCACGGCAACCTTGATAGTCCACCGGATACTACGCCGATCCGCGGGATGCCGACTATCTATCGCTGCAGAGAGTTCGAGCACCCCTCTCTCGTGCATCCCGTCGTAATCCGGCGTAGTACACGGCCGTCCGTGGGCGGGTCGATAGCCCCGCCGACCGGGTTTATCACGGCAATTTGAGCCGCCACAACGCCTCAGCCTTGGTGAGTTGTTGCTACTGTGTCGCCGGTCGTGTTGCTGTGAGTTACTCAGTCAGCGTGACGACGTACTGGTCGGAGTTCAGGATGACCCGCTGAGCGGTGTCGCCGAAGACGGCTTTTCCGGTCGGCCGCCGACGCTGCCCGACGAGGAAGATGTAATCACAGTCGTTGTCCTCCGCGACGCTCAGTATCGTGTCCGCTCGCTCGCTGTCGCCTTCGACGGCCCGGCCGATCGCTTCCGTCTCGATGTCGAGATTCGAAAGAAGATCAGTAATCGCACTGTTGGCGACACTCTCGGCGTACTCCTCGGCGGTCGTATTGTAGCTCCCGCCCTCGACATCCGCGATCGAATCGATCACTTCGGCGTCATTCTGGAACTCCTCGTCGCTGACAACGGTCAACACATGCAGTGGCACGTCCGCGTCGGCTGCGAGCTCACCGGCTTCCTGAATCAGTTCTGGCGCACGATCGCTCGGATCCGTAACTACGAGTGGACGATCCATGGACTACCAATGGTCGATGACCCATTAATACCTTATCCTAGCCGTGAGGGCAACGCGCGAACTGCACGCTCGATGCGCCGGTAATCAAACTGGCACGGACCACCAGAAGGATTTACTCCGTTCCCGAAATACGTCCTTGCGTGACGGACGAAGACCGTGCATGTTGTGCCGGATCGCGGGACCGGCAGCACTCGTCGGTGGCCGAGCCAAGCGACGAGCGACCGGCGGACGTACCGACAGCGACCGACCCGGCCACAGCTGATGACGACAGAACGAACGCGATGACTCGCCTCGACGGCGGCCCGTTCCTCATGGGAACGGACTCTGGCGCCGGCTTCCCGCAAGACGGAGAGGGTCCGGTACGGGAGGTCACTCTAGACCCCTTCTACGTCGACCGGTTTGCAGTCACAAACGCCCAGTTTCTCGAGTTCGTCCGCGAGACGGGTTACACGACCGACGCCGAACGGTTCGGTTGGTCCTTCGTCTTCGAGGATTTCGTGAACGACGCCGACCGCGACCGAATCGCCCGAACCGCCGACGGGGCATCGTGGTGGGTCGCCGTCGAGGGCGCCGATTGGCTCCATCCAAACGGCCCCAGCCAGACTGTCCTCGACAACCGATCGCTGCTGAAACACCCCGTGACGCACGTCTCGTGGCGCGATGCCGCTGCCTACGCTGACTGGGCGGGGAAGCGACTCCCGACGGAAGCCGAGTGGGAGTACGCGGCCCGCGGTGGCCTCCGCCGGCGGACGTTCCCGTGGGGCGACGAACTGCGTCCCGACGGCGAGCACCGGTGTAACATCTGGCAGGGCGAGTTTCCGGAGCAAAACACAGGTGACGACGGCTACGTCCAGACTGCACCCGTCGACGAGTATTCCCCTAACGACTATGGACTGTACAACGTCGCCGGTAACGTCTGGGAGTGGTGTTCCGACTGGTTTGATAGAGAGTACCACACTACTGACGCCTACTCGTACGACAACCCGACCGGCCCCGACGACGGCACGGAACGAGTGATGCGAGGCGGCTCGCATCTGTGTCACCGGTCGTGGTGCAACCGCTATCGCGTCGCAGCCCGATCGAAGAACACGCCCGACAGCTCCACCGGAAACATCGGATTTCGCTGTGTCGTCGACGCCGCCTGAGAGAAAGCTCCCACAGTGCTCGACAGCGTCTGACAGCGCCCGACAGCGCTTCCCTCACAGCGGCGTCACTCGCTGTGAACAGTGAACGTCGCCGCGCGCTCTGCGCTTTCTTCGTAGCCGTATCGGACTGCCCGGGCTCGCACCGTCGTTTCACCCTCCGGAAGGGGAATCGAGCCGGTGTACAGCGACCAGCAACCGTCGTCGCCCGTCGTATACTCGACGGATGCGCCCTGCGTCGAGCAGTGGATGGACAGTGTCGCAGGAGCAGTTAGCGTTGCACCGTCCGGCTTCGCCGTCACTGCACGGTTCTCCGCCGAGTTCGGGACGAACGTCGGTGTGGCTGTCTGTGGCTGATCGTCGCCGTTCCAGCGGTTGTGAACCATCTCCGCCTCCGAGACGTGCCCGAGGTCGTCGACCTCGTCCATCCAGTCGTCCATCGCCGTTCGCAACTGCGCCAAGCGGTCCTCGTACTCGGGATCGCCCGCGAGGTTCGTCGTCTCGTGGGGGTCTTCAGCGAGGTCGTACAACTCTTCGGCCGGGCGGGTGTCCGTAACCCACTGTCGGTCGCCGTCGAGGTCGTCCTCGGCTTCCAAACGAAGCAGTTCGCGCATCGCGGGATGCTCGTTCCTGAACGGTACCCACTGCCGATAGGGGGTTCCGGGTGAGTAGTGACGAATGTACTTGAACCGCTTGTCTCTGACCGCCCGGACCATATCGTAGGACTGGTCGTATCGGTCCCGCGTCGCGTAGACGTGCTCCCGCGGCTCGTCGTCTAAGAGTGACTGGCCTTGAACGTGCGGCGGAACATCGATTCCGCAGGCAGACAGCATCGTTGGTGCGAGATCGACGAGGCTCACCAGCTCGTCGCTGACTGTTCCCGCGTCGACCTCCCCCGGCCAGCGAACGACGAGCGGGACTTGGAGCCCCGAGTCGTACACCCAGCGCTTGGCTCGGGGCAGTCCCTCGCCGTGATCGCTCCAGAGTACGACGATCGTCTCCTCGGCGAGTCCGGCGTCGTCCAGTCGATCGAGCAGTTCCCCAACCCACTCGTCGGAGGCTTCGATGGCGTCGTACTGCCGCGCAATCGATCGCCGCGTCGGAGCGGTGTCCGGGAGATACGGCGGCACATCGACGGCGTCCGGATCTGTGGCAAGCGACTCGTTCTCTTCGGTGTCCCACATACAACTCTCGTGGGTCACGTCGTTGGTGAACATCGCAAAGAACGGCTGGTCGTCCTCGCGGGCCTCGTCCCACCACCCCGCGTCGGAGTCGTGATGATCCCACATCGTGATCGGCTCGCCGAACTGGTAATCCGTCTTCCCCTGCAGCGTACAGTAGTAGCCTGCGGCCCGGAAGTGCTCGGTCACTGCGGTCACGTAGTGAGGTGGAACGGCGTCGTACGGCGTCGCCAGCCCCGGTGCGTCGTCGCTCGTGTGCGTGGTCCGCATGTGATGTGTTCCGATCGAGTTCTGGTAACTGCCTGTGAACACTGCGGAGCGACTCGGCGCGCAGACCGGCGCAGTGGCAAATGCGTTCTCGTAGCGCCGCCCCTGTGACGCCAACCGATCGATGTTCGGCGACCTCGCTAGCTCGTCCCCGTAACAGCCGAGGCGCGGCGAGGTGTCTTCCATCGCTATCCAGACGACATTCGGGCGCTCAAGCTCCGACATACGTACCGTCGCGGAAGGCCATCAAATAAGCATTCGGGTTAAATGCGTCGTCCTGCTTGGATCGGAATCTGGTGAGTGGGAGACGACATACCCGTCTCTGATGAAGCTTCGCCACCAGCCACATCCAGCAAATCATACACTCAAAATAATACTATGCTTAATTATATTTTAGCAACCGCTGTTCTCCAGATCGTCGTTTATCACTGGATTTACCCCACTGATCTACGGCGCAACTATATGTGTGTGCAGCTGAAAATTAATGTCGCTTAAATGATCTAATTCGTATACTCTTCACTGTCTGTCTCTCCACCGGAATTATTAGGGTGAATAATATGTGAATGCTATTTTCTATCGCAAATACTCTGTCTATCACATATTTATCTAGCTAAAATACTATATACGTATAGAATTTTCTCACGCGTTCATCGGCTATTGATTATCCCTTTCACACAGCGACAGCTGCCGCCACAGTCTTGCTATCAGTTTGGACTGTCGCTGCAACTGGAGCAGCATCAAATATATACTCTCAAAGGTAAAAAATCGAATAAACCATTTCCCAAACTATTCTCACTACGCCGAAGTAGGCTCTGTCGACATTGGCGCCAATCATTTGATCTCGCATGGCATTCGCGTGTTCAATACTACGTGTTGTCCGCTTCGAGCTTACCACGATCTTGGAGGACCTAGTATCCCCCTCTCCGTCTCACCGAAGACACTCAGTTATTTTGTATACCATAATGTAGTTTATATGGGGGTCGAATGCGGCTATTATAACGATACAATATCTCTATCGCCGAATATTGGCCGAATCATAGACTGACATTCTTACTTTCGCTTAGTCGAGTAAACCCAAGTAGATTTTAGTACCTCGACGCTGTCGGGTACGCATAGAAGATGGATCCCGATACTGACGGGGATACTGCAGGGGCTCACGACGAGAAAACCCCACTCGACGCGCCGCTCGACGAATTTCTCGACGCCAAAGCGAAAACATACGATCCAAAGACTGGCGCGCGGTCTGGAGCGTACGCGACACAACTCAACCGCACGCTTCAGAAGTGGATCGACTGGCTAGACGACCGCGGCGTCGAGTATCTAGAAGACCTCGACTCGCAGACGGTCGGTCGCTGGGCACAGTACCTCTCACGGCGCGTTGCGTCCCACAACGCCGACGCCGACAGCGGGCTCTCACGGGCATCGGCATGGACGTACTACAATCACGTGTCGGCGTATCTCACCTACTGTCGAGAGTGGGAGTTCATCGCTGAGAACCCAGCACAGGCCGCGGTCGTCGAGAATGCAATGCCCGACCGCCCGAGCGGCGGGTCGAAAAACCAGCAGTTCTGGTCGCCGACCCAGCGACAGACGCTCCTGCAGTACGTCGACGAGCGTGCCCACAACGCGATCGACGAACGGGGGAGTGACGCCGTCACCGAAGTCCGCGACCGGGCGCTGTGCTACCTGCTGGGCTACTCTGGCGTCCGTGGTGCCGAGGTCCTGTCGCATCCGGACACCGACTGGGACGGTCGGAACGGAGCACCGTGGGATGCACTTGATCTTGAGTCAGCGACGATCTCGATCTACGGTAAGAGCCAAGAGTGGGAACAAGCGCCGCTGACCGACAAGCCGCGACCCGCCCTCGAACGCTGGCACGACATCCTCGATCCTTCGACCGGCGAGTGGCCGCTGTTCCCCACCTCACACCGGCCGTCACTGTGGTCGTCACTACGCGAGCAGCTCGAAGAGCGCGGTCACAACAACACCGACGAGTTGCTTGATCCGTACGATGACGTGATGGATGCCTACCGAGCGTATGACTGCGTGCCGCCTGCACTGACCACGGCTGGCGGACGCCAGCTTCTCAAGCGGCTCAGCGAGTCTGCTGGGGTCGATACCAGCGACGACTCGAAGAACTATCTCACGCTACATGGCGCGCGTCGTGGCGCCGGGGAGATGTACTACCGCAAGGAAGGGGCATCCGCCGCGCAACGGGCGCTACGGCACGCCGACCCGTCGACGACGAGCGAGATGTACAGTCACATCGAAGCAAGTGAACTCTCTGAGATCGGGAGTCGTGTATTCGACGATGAATAGAAGACGGGAGAGGTCAAGGCTGAGATAGAACGAACAGACCCTGTCCAACGGTTTGCGATGTTGAGCGAATCGACCAAGCACAAGCAACTCAAGATCGTCGCAGTTGAGTTCCTAGACCAGTCCAGTCACCAGATGTCCCGGACCGCCGTGTCTTTACGACACTGTTTCCGGTTCGGAGACTGTTTGCACGAAAAAGAACATCGAGTGGCGGATGAGAGTCCGCCCGCAGCGTTCTGTCTGCGTATTACTCTCGGAGATCGCGCCGTACAGATGTCTGGTAAGCACTCCAACCGACGCGAATGTACGCTATACGGCCATCTACAAGAATTTTGTCCCATTCGGTCAGTGAATTCCGGAAACGGTCTCGGCGCTCTACCATCTAAATCGGAGACCGTACTGATAACGGCCATTACGGGGCGCTCGGCGCCGATATCGTTCGAGGGCCATCGGGTTGACGGCAATCGACTGGAGCAGAATTCCGCAGCCAGGTGAACTACCCAACCCTACTCGCTCACCGCTGACGCGGTTCGCTCCTTGAGGAAGGGGACTTAGCGCCTAATTCCAGTTAATTTACGGTCCATCACCTGCAACTGCCGGGTAGCACGATGACAGATAGTATGGAGTACACACGGCTCGGAACGACGGGGCTCGAAGTCTCTCGGTTCTGCCTCGGGTGCATGAACTTCGGGACCGGGGCCGACTGGATGATCAACGACGAGGACGAAGCGATCGAGGTGATTGACGCCGCGCGAGACCTCGGCATCAACTTCTTCGACACCGCAAACACCTACTCGAACGGGGAAAGCGAAAAGATTCTCGGGCAAGCGATTCAGGGGTACGACCGCGAGGAAATCGCCATCGCCTCGAAGGTGTACTTCCCGGCGACGGACTCGCCCGGACCGAATCAGCAGGGCCTCTCCCGAAAACACATCCTCGAGCAAGTCGAGGACAGTCTGGACCGGCTCGGAACGGACTACCTCGACCTGTATCAGATTCATCGCTGGGACGACTCCACCCCGATCGAGGAGACGCTCTCGGCGCTGGATACGCTCGTCGAGGATGGACGCGTTCGATACATCGGGGCCAGCACGATGGCGAGCTGGAAGTTCATGAAGGCGCTCGCAACCAGCGACATCGAGGACTACGAGCGGTTCGCCTGTATGCAACCCGAGTACAGCCTCACGAGTCGTCACGAGGAAGCAAACGTCCTGCCGCTGTGTGCCGATCAAGAGATCGGCGTCATTCCGTGGTCGCCGCTGGCGGGCGGGTTCCTGACGGGGAAATACAGCCGTTCGGACGGACCTGACGGCGCCCGAATGGCTGAGGACGAGAGCGCTCCCGAAGAACGATGGTCCGAAGAAGAGTGGGCAGTGCTCGATGCGGTTCGTGAAATCGCCGCCGAGCGGGATCGAACGCCGGCACAGGTAAGTCTCGCGTGGCTCCTGCACAAGGATGTCGTCGACGCGCCCATTATCGGTCCCCGGTCGATCGACCATCTCGAAGAGAACGTGGCCGCGCTCGATGTCGAACTGTCCGACGA from Natronoarchaeum philippinense carries:
- a CDS encoding endonuclease/exonuclease/phosphatase family protein is translated as MSETLRVASYNVRVAFGDDGPDVWPNRVDAVAGALRLHAPELVGLQEPTAEQLADLSERLPEYEWVGVGRNDGEDDGEFSPIGYRPDRLELLASDTFWLSESPDDVGSVGWDAALPRIATWGQFRDRATGRQFVHANTHFDHEGERARIESASLLAERLPTLGAADDPIALTGDFNSEPDSTPYETLVSDGGAELVDAKRRSEHGHHGPDHTFTGFEDPTAGRRIDYVFVTPDIGVVQHASCVDLRADGRVPSDHLPVVADLHFE
- a CDS encoding universal stress protein — protein: MDRPLVVTDPSDRAPELIQEAGELAADADVPLHVLTVVSDEEFQNDAEVIDSIADVEGGSYNTTAEEYAESVANSAITDLLSNLDIETEAIGRAVEGDSERADTILSVAEDNDCDYIFLVGQRRRPTGKAVFGDTAQRVILNSDQYVVTLTE
- a CDS encoding formylglycine-generating enzyme family protein — translated: MTDEDRACCAGSRDRQHSSVAEPSDERPADVPTATDPATADDDRTNAMTRLDGGPFLMGTDSGAGFPQDGEGPVREVTLDPFYVDRFAVTNAQFLEFVRETGYTTDAERFGWSFVFEDFVNDADRDRIARTADGASWWVAVEGADWLHPNGPSQTVLDNRSLLKHPVTHVSWRDAAAYADWAGKRLPTEAEWEYAARGGLRRRTFPWGDELRPDGEHRCNIWQGEFPEQNTGDDGYVQTAPVDEYSPNDYGLYNVAGNVWEWCSDWFDREYHTTDAYSYDNPTGPDDGTERVMRGGSHLCHRSWCNRYRVAARSKNTPDSSTGNIGFRCVVDAA
- a CDS encoding sulfatase family protein, with the protein product MSELERPNVVWIAMEDTSPRLGCYGDELARSPNIDRLASQGRRYENAFATAPVCAPSRSAVFTGSYQNSIGTHHMRTTHTSDDAPGLATPYDAVPPHYVTAVTEHFRAAGYYCTLQGKTDYQFGEPITMWDHHDSDAGWWDEAREDDQPFFAMFTNDVTHESCMWDTEENESLATDPDAVDVPPYLPDTAPTRRSIARQYDAIEASDEWVGELLDRLDDAGLAEETIVVLWSDHGEGLPRAKRWVYDSGLQVPLVVRWPGEVDAGTVSDELVSLVDLAPTMLSACGIDVPPHVQGQSLLDDEPREHVYATRDRYDQSYDMVRAVRDKRFKYIRHYSPGTPYRQWVPFRNEHPAMRELLRLEAEDDLDGDRQWVTDTRPAEELYDLAEDPHETTNLAGDPEYEDRLAQLRTAMDDWMDEVDDLGHVSEAEMVHNRWNGDDQPQTATPTFVPNSAENRAVTAKPDGATLTAPATLSIHCSTQGASVEYTTGDDGCWSLYTGSIPLPEGETTVRARAVRYGYEESAERAATFTVHSE
- a CDS encoding tyrosine-type recombinase/integrase produces the protein MDPDTDGDTAGAHDEKTPLDAPLDEFLDAKAKTYDPKTGARSGAYATQLNRTLQKWIDWLDDRGVEYLEDLDSQTVGRWAQYLSRRVASHNADADSGLSRASAWTYYNHVSAYLTYCREWEFIAENPAQAAVVENAMPDRPSGGSKNQQFWSPTQRQTLLQYVDERAHNAIDERGSDAVTEVRDRALCYLLGYSGVRGAEVLSHPDTDWDGRNGAPWDALDLESATISIYGKSQEWEQAPLTDKPRPALERWHDILDPSTGEWPLFPTSHRPSLWSSLREQLEERGHNNTDELLDPYDDVMDAYRAYDCVPPALTTAGGRQLLKRLSESAGVDTSDDSKNYLTLHGARRGAGEMYYRKEGASAAQRALRHADPSTTSEMYSHIEASELSEIGSRVFDDE
- a CDS encoding aldo/keto reductase, giving the protein MEYTRLGTTGLEVSRFCLGCMNFGTGADWMINDEDEAIEVIDAARDLGINFFDTANTYSNGESEKILGQAIQGYDREEIAIASKVYFPATDSPGPNQQGLSRKHILEQVEDSLDRLGTDYLDLYQIHRWDDSTPIEETLSALDTLVEDGRVRYIGASTMASWKFMKALATSDIEDYERFACMQPEYSLTSRHEEANVLPLCADQEIGVIPWSPLAGGFLTGKYSRSDGPDGARMAEDESAPEERWSEEEWAVLDAVREIAAERDRTPAQVSLAWLLHKDVVDAPIIGPRSIDHLEENVAALDVELSDDEIERLEAPIDPEWSSKYT